In a single window of the Olivibacter sp. SDN3 genome:
- a CDS encoding FAD-dependent oxidoreductase, with protein sequence MIQENVTHRRDTRTETLLADLVIAGGGLSGTCAAITAARQGLKVVLVQDRPVLGGNASSEVRLWVLGATSHMGNNNRWSREGGVIDELLVENTYRNPEGNPVILDMILLDKVIQETNITLLLNTAVYNLEKNSADSIRGIRAFCSQNATEYYLEAPLFCDATGDGLLAFLAGAAFRMGAESREEFNEAMAPDANYGGLLGHSLYFYSKDTGKPVKFIAPSFAMDVSKEIPRFRNFNSNEHGCQLWWVEHGGRLDTVHDTEKIKWELWSVVYGIWDYIKNSGKFPEAATMTLEWVGMIPGKRESRRFEGDYMLAQQDLIQQREHPDAVAYGGWSIDLHPADGVFSDRPPCNQWHSKGIFQIPYRCLYSRNIKNLFLAGRIISVSHVAFGATRVMATSAYTGQAIAVAAALCKTLQVMPKELYTQEHIPQLQHELMKTGQHIPGQVFHDESDLVQHAHIEASSSLAFEGFDPAHLLWKVLDISAAQLLPLGKGRVPVFSLSVMAIAATRLEIALRISSRAGSFTPDTTLAKKTITLVEGQQALSIDFAIELSAAQYVFITFLKNELVQLPYSLQRITGLLSVYNGINKRVSNNGRQQPEPGSGIDDFEFWCPQRRPEGHNIALRLSEAQKLFSADNVRNGIDRPVFQPNAWVADPDDEHPMLSLSWPAEQSIHRIVLLFDTDADHAMESVLMGHPENVMPFCVRHFEIRDADNQLISEVHDQYQTRRTLIFDPPLKTDQLSIQLAHPSSEVPAALFAIRCY encoded by the coding sequence ATGATTCAAGAAAATGTTACCCATCGAAGAGATACTCGGACAGAGACGTTATTAGCAGACCTTGTGATTGCCGGAGGAGGTTTGTCGGGCACCTGCGCTGCCATCACCGCTGCACGGCAGGGACTCAAAGTGGTGCTCGTGCAAGACCGCCCGGTATTGGGCGGTAACGCTTCCAGCGAGGTGCGCCTGTGGGTGTTGGGAGCCACTTCACATATGGGAAACAATAACCGATGGAGCCGTGAAGGCGGCGTTATTGACGAGCTGCTCGTGGAAAATACCTATCGCAATCCCGAGGGCAACCCGGTAATACTGGATATGATTTTATTAGATAAGGTTATACAGGAAACCAACATCACTTTGCTGCTGAACACTGCCGTTTATAACCTGGAGAAGAACAGCGCCGATAGCATTCGCGGAATAAGGGCTTTTTGTAGTCAAAACGCAACCGAATATTATTTGGAAGCTCCGCTCTTTTGTGATGCTACCGGCGACGGCTTGCTGGCTTTCCTGGCCGGTGCGGCCTTCCGTATGGGAGCGGAGTCGAGGGAAGAATTCAATGAAGCGATGGCTCCGGACGCCAACTATGGCGGGCTTTTGGGGCATTCTCTTTATTTTTACAGCAAAGACACGGGAAAACCGGTAAAATTCATCGCTCCTTCATTTGCAATGGACGTCAGTAAAGAAATCCCACGTTTCCGTAACTTTAATTCCAACGAACACGGCTGTCAACTGTGGTGGGTGGAGCATGGCGGCCGACTGGATACGGTGCATGACACCGAAAAAATTAAGTGGGAGCTGTGGAGTGTGGTGTATGGCATATGGGATTATATCAAAAATTCGGGAAAATTCCCTGAGGCAGCAACGATGACCTTGGAATGGGTAGGAATGATTCCCGGTAAGCGGGAGAGTCGGCGCTTCGAAGGCGATTACATGCTTGCGCAGCAAGATCTCATCCAGCAGCGCGAACATCCAGACGCTGTTGCCTATGGCGGATGGTCGATTGATTTGCATCCGGCCGATGGGGTGTTCAGCGATCGTCCCCCTTGCAATCAGTGGCATAGCAAAGGAATATTCCAGATCCCCTATCGATGTTTATACAGCAGAAATATTAAAAACTTGTTTTTGGCCGGTCGTATTATCAGTGTAAGCCATGTCGCCTTTGGTGCAACGCGCGTGATGGCCACCAGTGCCTATACCGGTCAGGCTATAGCCGTAGCGGCAGCGCTATGCAAAACGTTGCAGGTCATGCCTAAAGAGCTCTATACCCAAGAGCACATACCACAGTTGCAGCATGAATTGATGAAAACAGGACAACACATACCTGGTCAGGTATTTCATGATGAAAGCGACCTTGTACAGCACGCGCATATAGAAGCGTCCAGTTCACTGGCGTTCGAGGGTTTTGATCCTGCACATTTACTTTGGAAGGTACTCGATATTTCTGCCGCCCAGCTCCTTCCATTAGGCAAGGGGCGTGTTCCTGTTTTTTCTCTTTCTGTAATGGCGATAGCGGCCACCCGCCTGGAGATAGCGTTACGGATCAGCAGTAGAGCTGGAAGCTTTACCCCCGATACTACATTAGCCAAAAAAACGATTACACTTGTAGAAGGACAGCAAGCTCTTTCCATCGATTTCGCTATTGAACTTTCAGCAGCGCAATATGTTTTTATTACCTTCCTGAAGAACGAGTTGGTGCAACTGCCCTATAGTTTGCAGCGGATAACCGGCTTGCTATCTGTATATAACGGCATAAATAAGCGGGTGTCCAACAACGGCCGGCAGCAACCTGAGCCCGGCTCAGGTATTGATGATTTCGAATTTTGGTGCCCACAGCGTAGGCCGGAAGGGCATAATATCGCGCTCCGGCTGTCCGAGGCCCAAAAACTTTTTTCAGCAGACAACGTGCGTAATGGCATTGATCGGCCAGTATTTCAGCCTAATGCCTGGGTGGCCGACCCCGATGATGAGCATCCTATGCTTTCCCTTTCTTGGCCGGCCGAGCAATCCATCCATCGAATAGTACTCCTATTTGATACCGATGCCGATCATGCCATGGAGTCCGTATTGATGGGGCATCCCGAAAATGTAATGCCCTTTTGCGTGCGCCATTTCGAGATCAGAGATGCAGATAACCAGCTAATTAGCGAAGTGCACGATCAATATCAAACACGGCGTACACTTATATTCGACCCACCTTTGAAAACAGACCAACTTAGCATTCAGCTGGCACATCCATCGTCGGAAGTTCCAGCCGCACTGTTTGCCATTAGGTGTTATTAA
- a CDS encoding glycoside hydrolase family 2 protein: MKRLVLLVFVFANDVLAQYTITHPNAIPLHGDWTFALDLADQGISGQWYLDGITRANRQDSVKVPHCFSADPRYLFYTGTAWYRKSFSWKPEQGKRVILHFDAAYYLTQVWLNGQSVGTHEGGYTPFHFDITDQLQEGDNLLAVSVSNDTWKLNTVPAVKDNHDINGSYPAWINYGGLIRPVYLTVEPEVYVENVKVEAMPDLNNGTAVLTTKVRIRNASRQASLTKADYVVRLGEQTLSLNWESASVSIPAGQTLVLESKSALSAAQTELWDIDSPTLYELTVAVGDDTLARHFGIRKVEVRDAQLLLNGKPVRLGGGNRVLDYPGLGSLEPDWLIEKDFQLMKEAGMELQRLTHYTPSEHFYNLADRYGMLIITEAGNWQLTPSQLDNDTIRAKFKQQFREMVERDWNHPSVIAYSVGNEYLSDEPAGQRWTEDMISYARELDATRLYTFASMRLNALPKKPEDEASQYVDFVCANIYGNHGKNLDHIHQLYPDKPILISEWGMRVDHATGEAGQAQHVTEVMSELRKRPYVIGAAWWTYNDYQSRYYGSNADGHRPWGLVEPDRSVRPAYAVYQREMCPVKVEKSHYQIGEQGVHQLRLKVSARDDFPASPVQGYVLETPHTKITLPDLQPGESKDLSLSVSGFDTYLPLKIVKPTGYVALEQTIQLNETN, translated from the coding sequence ATGAAAAGATTAGTCCTATTGGTTTTTGTTTTTGCAAATGACGTTTTAGCACAATACACCATCACACATCCCAATGCCATCCCGCTACATGGCGATTGGACATTTGCACTTGACCTAGCTGATCAGGGAATAAGCGGTCAATGGTATCTTGATGGGATAACACGTGCAAACAGGCAGGATAGCGTGAAGGTGCCGCACTGCTTTTCTGCCGATCCCCGTTACTTATTTTATACGGGTACAGCTTGGTATCGCAAGTCCTTTTCCTGGAAACCCGAGCAGGGCAAACGGGTAATTTTACACTTTGACGCTGCTTATTACTTGACACAGGTTTGGCTAAATGGTCAGTCGGTTGGTACCCACGAAGGTGGTTACACTCCGTTCCATTTTGATATTACAGACCAGTTGCAGGAAGGGGATAACCTGTTGGCTGTATCGGTCAGCAATGACACCTGGAAACTGAACACCGTTCCGGCGGTGAAAGATAACCATGATATCAATGGTTCGTATCCGGCTTGGATCAATTACGGCGGACTGATCAGGCCCGTGTACCTGACCGTGGAGCCCGAAGTATACGTGGAAAATGTGAAAGTCGAGGCTATGCCTGATCTGAACAATGGTACGGCTGTGCTAACAACTAAAGTGCGCATACGCAATGCTTCCAGGCAGGCCTCCTTAACCAAGGCTGATTACGTCGTGCGACTGGGAGAACAAACACTTTCGCTAAATTGGGAAAGCGCATCTGTGAGCATACCGGCGGGGCAAACGTTGGTGCTGGAATCCAAAAGTGCGCTTTCAGCTGCCCAAACCGAGCTTTGGGACATAGACTCACCTACGCTTTATGAGCTGACCGTGGCCGTGGGAGACGATACGCTCGCGAGGCATTTTGGAATTCGGAAAGTGGAAGTTCGTGATGCCCAGCTTTTACTCAACGGCAAACCCGTGCGTTTGGGTGGCGGCAACCGCGTACTGGATTATCCCGGCCTCGGCTCCCTGGAGCCTGACTGGCTCATCGAGAAAGATTTCCAACTCATGAAAGAGGCTGGGATGGAGCTTCAGCGCTTGACACACTATACACCATCCGAACATTTCTACAACTTGGCCGATCGGTATGGCATGCTGATTATTACCGAGGCCGGTAACTGGCAGCTTACGCCGAGTCAACTTGATAACGATACTATCCGAGCGAAATTCAAGCAGCAATTTCGGGAGATGGTGGAGCGCGATTGGAACCATCCCAGCGTGATCGCCTACAGTGTGGGTAACGAATACCTGTCAGATGAACCCGCAGGTCAACGCTGGACCGAAGACATGATAAGCTATGCGAGGGAGCTGGATGCTACGCGGCTGTACACCTTTGCATCCATGCGGCTCAATGCCTTGCCAAAAAAGCCGGAAGACGAAGCCAGCCAATATGTAGATTTCGTGTGTGCCAATATCTATGGCAACCACGGTAAAAACCTGGACCATATTCACCAACTCTACCCTGATAAGCCTATCCTGATCAGCGAATGGGGTATGCGTGTAGACCATGCCACGGGCGAAGCAGGACAGGCACAGCATGTAACCGAAGTAATGAGCGAACTCCGGAAGCGTCCCTATGTGATCGGAGCGGCCTGGTGGACCTATAACGATTACCAAAGCCGCTACTACGGCAGCAACGCCGACGGCCACCGACCATGGGGCTTGGTAGAGCCTGACCGCTCGGTGCGCCCGGCTTATGCGGTTTACCAACGGGAAATGTGTCCCGTAAAAGTAGAAAAAAGTCATTATCAAATAGGTGAACAAGGAGTGCACCAGCTCCGACTGAAGGTGAGTGCGCGTGACGATTTTCCGGCCAGTCCGGTGCAAGGATATGTACTGGAAACGCCTCATACCAAAATAACCTTGCCCGATTTACAGCCGGGCGAAAGCAAGGACCTTTCCTTATCTGTTAGCGGATTTGATACGTACCTTCCACTGAAAATTGTCAAACCTACTGGCTATGTAGCTTTGGAACAAACGATACAACTGAACGAAACAAATTGA